One part of the Mariniblastus fucicola genome encodes these proteins:
- a CDS encoding ABC transporter permease has translation MSQAAVSSPQQLTFWQKVQIWWTFFQVSINERLVYRGDFMIGTLMRFLPTLTQIFLWWAIYDVVAQTGSDTIASYRYGDMVAYYLMVTIGRAFSSMPGLTSGIANQVRNGEIKKFLIQPIDMQGCLLVQRIAHKLVYYLIATLPFALVFFLCREFFIDGWPSAEVSMVFFASLILGFLLGFFMESAIGLISFWFLEVTSLTFIYMLFNFLLSGHMFPLELLPESPVNIRAFVEFLPFKYLAYFPAAVFLGKVDGPEMYRGLAIEASWVLFFIIVSRIMWLRGVKRYSGYGG, from the coding sequence ATGAGCCAAGCCGCCGTTTCCAGTCCGCAGCAACTTACATTTTGGCAGAAAGTCCAGATCTGGTGGACGTTCTTTCAAGTCTCGATCAATGAACGCCTGGTCTACCGCGGCGATTTCATGATCGGCACGCTGATGCGATTCTTGCCGACACTGACGCAAATTTTCCTCTGGTGGGCGATCTACGATGTCGTGGCGCAAACCGGTTCGGACACGATCGCCAGCTATCGATACGGTGACATGGTGGCGTACTATTTGATGGTCACGATCGGACGTGCTTTTTCCAGCATGCCGGGTTTGACCAGCGGAATTGCGAATCAGGTCCGCAACGGAGAGATCAAGAAGTTCCTGATCCAGCCGATCGACATGCAAGGCTGTTTGCTGGTCCAGCGGATTGCTCACAAGCTGGTTTACTATTTGATTGCGACGTTGCCGTTCGCGTTGGTGTTCTTTCTGTGCCGCGAGTTTTTCATCGATGGTTGGCCGTCGGCGGAAGTCTCGATGGTCTTTTTCGCCTCGCTGATCCTCGGTTTCCTGCTCGGGTTTTTCATGGAGAGCGCGATCGGGCTGATCAGCTTCTGGTTCCTGGAAGTCACTTCGCTGACGTTCATCTACATGCTGTTCAACTTCCTGTTGTCCGGGCACATGTTTCCGCTGGAGTTGCTGCCGGAGTCGCCGGTAAACATTCGAGCTTTCGTTGAGTTCCTGCCGTTCAAGTATCTGGCCTATTTTCCTGCGGCCGTGTTTTTGGGCAAAGTCGACGGGCCGGAGATGTATCGCGGTTTGGCGATCGAGGCGTCGTG